A region from the Ctenopharyngodon idella isolate HZGC_01 chromosome 13, HZGC01, whole genome shotgun sequence genome encodes:
- the atoh7 gene encoding transcription factor atoh7, with protein sequence MKPRRPSCADSGSESDSRDPEKFESAMRRRMAANARERKRMQGLNTAFDRLRKVVPQWGQDKKLSKYETLQMALSYIMALNRILTDASRHTAPQKDWLDLQFDGLQPETYSCFMRYNSPVENNCMHSSFSYHYESL encoded by the coding sequence ATGAAGCCCCGCAGACCGAGCTGTGCAGATTCAGGATCGGAGTCTGACTCCAGAGACCCAGAGAAGTTTGAGAGTGCCATGCGGCGAAGGATGGCAGCCAACGctcgagagagaaagaggatgCAGGGCCTGAACACCGCATTCGACCGCCTCCGCAAAGTGGTTCCTCAGTGGGGTCAGGACAAGAAACTCTCCAAATATGAAACGCTGCAGATGGCCCTGAGCTACATTATGGCCCTCAACCGAATCCTGACCGATGCCAGCAGACACACGGCTCCTCAAAAAGACTGGCTGGATCTACAGTTTGACGGCCTACAGCCAGAGACCTATTCTTGCTTTATGCGCTATAACTCTCCTGTGGAAAATAACTGTATGCATTCCTCCTTCTCCTACCACTACGAAAGCCTCTAA